The following are encoded together in the Ooceraea biroi isolate clonal line C1 chromosome 2, Obir_v5.4, whole genome shotgun sequence genome:
- the LOC113563670 gene encoding UDP-glucuronosyltransferase 2B11-like produces the protein MSKFLDGAEKGAIIISLGTNVNHKNVIAIWTHGGLLSMQEAIWKGVPVIGMPFFLDQKYNVENLVAKGAGLRLDFKALSTQTVLNALEEIVYNKRYNI, from the exons ATGTCTAAATTCCTTGATGGAGCAGAGAAGGGAGCGATAATAATATCGTTAGGAACAaatgtaa atcataaaaatgtaatagcAATTTGGACGCATGGCGGTCTTCTCAGTATGCAGGAAGCCATCTGGAAAGGTGTGCCAGTGATCGGGATGCCTTTCTTCTTGGATCAAAAATACAATGTGGAGAATCTAGTAGCGAAAGGTGCAGGTTTACGTTTGGACTTTAAAGCATTATCAACGCAAACTGTATTAAATGCACTTGAAGAGATAGTTTACAATAAGAGGTATAACATTTGA